Proteins encoded by one window of Amaranthus tricolor cultivar Red isolate AtriRed21 chromosome 4, ASM2621246v1, whole genome shotgun sequence:
- the LOC130810226 gene encoding ACT domain-containing protein ACR3, translating to MSGPYFDPEYENLSIRINPPRVSVDNASCSDSTLVKVDSMNKPGILLEVVQILTDLDLIITKAYISSDGGWFMDVFHVTDQNGKKVTDSKTTEHIEKALGPKGQAADWIKSWPGKRVGLHPAGDHTAVELIGRDRPGLLSEIFAVLADLHFNISAAEVWTHKTRIACVLYVNDDTTYRAVDDHSRLSLMEEQLKNVLGGEDDDQVAHTSFSMGFTHVDRRLHQMMFADRDYEGVGATEVEYPPPLKPKIFVGRCEEKGYSVVTVKCKDRPKLMFDIVCTLTDMQYVVFHATIGSDGPYASQEYYVRHMDGCTLNMEGEKDRVIKCLEAAIQRRVCEGLSLELCAKDRVGLLSEVTRVLRENGLSVMRAGVSTVGEKAKNVFYVRDSSGNPVDMKTIEALRKEIGRTMMLNVKKSPANAKVPHEARGWAKTSFFFGSLLEKFLP from the exons ATGTCTGGGCCATATTTTGATCCTGAGTACGAGAACTTGAGCATCAGAATAAATCCTCCCAG GGTTTCTGTGGATAATGCCAGTTGCAGCGATAGTACCCTAGTAAAG GTTGATAGCATGAACAAACCAGGAATACTGCTGGAAGTCGTGCAAATCCTAACTGACCTTGATCTCATCATCACCAAAGCTTATATTTCTTCTGATGGTGGATGGTTTATGGATG TATTCCATGTTACTGATCAAAATGGGAAGAAGGTTACAGACAGCAAGACCACAGAACATATAGAAAAG GCTTTGGGACCCAAAGGCCAAGCTGCTGATTGGATAAAGAGTTGGCCAGGAAAAAGAGTCGGACTACACCCTGCTGGTGATCACACTGCAGTGGAGCTGATAGGCAGAGATCGTCCAGGACTCTTATCAGAGATATTTGCTGTTCTTGCTGACCTTCACTTCAACATATCTGCCGCAGAAGTTTGGACCCATAAAACACGAATAGCTTGCGTCCTTTATGTCAATGATGATACCACCTACCGTGCTGTTGATGATCACAGCAGATTATCTCTTATGGAAGAGCAGCTCAAAAATGTTCTAGGAGGGGAGGATGATGATCAAGTGGCACATACTAGTTTCTCCATGGGTTTTACTCATGTTGATCGGCGACTTCACCAAATGATGTTTGCTGACAGGGATTATGAAGGTGTTGGCGCAACAGAAGTGGAGTATCCTCCTCCTCTCAAACCTAAAATATTTGTTGGGCGTTGTGAGGAGAAAGGCTACTCAGTGGTTACAGTAAAGTGCAAAGATCGTCCAAAACTTATGTTTGATATCGTCTGCACACTTACGGATATGCAGTATGTTGTTTTCCATGCAACCATCGGTTCAGACGGCCCATATGCATCACAG GAGTACTATGTTCGACATATGGATGGCTGCACACTTAACATGGAAGGGGAGAAGGACAGGGTTATCAAATGCCTTGAAGCTGCCATTCAACGGAGAGTATGCGAG GGTCTAAGTCTAGAACTTTGTGCAAAGGATCGAGTTGGATTACTTTCAGAAGTAACAAGAGTTCTCCGAGAGAATGGACTGTCGGTAATGAGAGCGGGCGTATCCACTGTGGGAGAAAAGGCAAAGAATGTGTTCTATGTGCGGGATTCATCAGGGAACCCAGTAGATATGAAGACCATTGAAGCACTCCGTAAAGAAATAGGACGTACGATGATGCTGAATGTAAAGAAATCCCCCGCCAACGCTAAGGTACCCCATGAAGCTAGAGGGTGGGCGAAAACCAGCTTCTTCTTCGGGAGTCTGCTCGAGAAGTTCTTACCTTGA
- the LOC130811036 gene encoding 2-oxoisovalerate dehydrogenase subunit alpha 1, mitochondrial-like isoform X2, with amino-acid sequence MAFFLRRTPNQINPFLFNKFIINSTNNCNLFGISNKLFSFLGRYESTKAAQLDHQFYSSEDDDLYYPSSHSQGMDVPGGKVTFTSEMTFIRESGKTRVPCYRLLSDNGEPISTQNHQLVSKELATSMYSNMIKLQVMDTFLYEAQRQGRISFYLTSNGEEAINIASAAALSLEDIVFAQYREPGILLWRGFSLQEFTNQCFGNNGDYGKGRQMPIHYGSNKLNYFTISSPIATQLPQATGAAYSLKMDNKDACVVAYMGDGCTSEGDFHAAMNFAAVMEVPVVFICRNNGYAISTPITDQFRSDGVVVKGQGYGIRSIRVDGNDSLAIFNVVRAARHIAISEQRPILVEALTYRVGHHSTSDDSTKYRHVEEIQHWKMEKNPVTRFRNWIERNGWWNEEEESHVRNKFKKEMIEAIQVAEKLEKQPLSEMFKDVYDKPTKDLVEQENFLRETIKKHPKCYPSDVTM; translated from the exons ATGGCATTCTTCTTGAGAAGAACACCAAACCAAATTAATccctttttatttaataaatttatcattaattctacaaataattgtaatttatttggAATTTCCAATAAATTATTCTCTTTTTTGGGGCGTTATGAGTCTACAAAGGCAGCTCAACTTGATCATCAATTTTATTCATCTGAAGATGATGATCTTTATTATCCTTCCTCCCACTCACAG GGCATGGACGTTCCAGGAGGAAAGGTTACGTTTACTTCAGAAATGACTTTCATTCGAGAATCTGGGAAGACCAGAGTTCCTTGCTATCGTCTCCTTAGCGATAACGGAGAaccaatttcaacacaaaatcaTCAACTT GTGAGCAAAGAGTTGGCAACAAGTATGTATAGTAACATGATTAAACTTCAAGTAATGGACACTTTTCTATATGAAGCTCAAAGACAAGGAAGAATTTCATTTTATCTTACTTCTAATGGTGAAGAAGCTATCAATATTGCTTCCGCTGCGGCCCTTTCTTTAGAGGACATTGTTTTTGCTCAG TATCGGGAACCTGGAATATTATTATGGCGAGGTTTCTCCTTGCAAGAATTTACAAACCAGTGTTTTGGAAATAACGGTGATTATGGAAAAGGCCGTCAAATGCCAATACATTATGGGTCTAATAAACTCAATTACTTTACAATATCATCTCCTATAGC TACACAGCTACCTCAAGCAACAGGAGCTGCTTATTCTCTAAAAATGGATAACAAAGATGCTTGTGTTGTGGCCTACATGGGAGATGGTTGCACTAGTGAG GGAGATTTTCACGCGGCTATGAATTTTGCAGCAGTAATGGAAGTTCCGGTAGTTTTCATATGTCGCAATAATGGATATGCAATTAGTACTCCTATCACTGACCAATTTCGAA GTGATGGAGTTGTTGTTAAAGGACAAGGTTATGGAATACGTAGCATTCGAGTTGATGGAAATGATTCTCTTGCTATTTTTAACGTCGTCCGTGCTGCTCGTCATATCGCTATTTCCGAACAAAGACCTATTCTCGTTgag GCTCTAACTTATCGAGTAGGCCATCACTCTACTTCCGATGATTCAACCAAATATAGACATGTTGAAGAAATCCAACACTGGAAAATGGAGAAAAATCCCGTCACAAGATTTAGGAATTGGATTGAAAGAAATGGTTGGtggaatgaagaagaagaatccCATGTTCGAAACAAATTTAAGAAAGag ATGATTGAAGCCATTCAAGTAGCAGAAAAATTGGAAAAGCAACCACTTTCGGAAATGTTTAAGGATGTGTATGATAAACCAACAAAAGATTTGGTTGAACAAGAAAATTTTCTAAGAGAAACCATTAAGAAGCACCCTAAATGTTATCCTTCTGATGTTACAATGTGa
- the LOC130811036 gene encoding 2-oxoisovalerate dehydrogenase subunit alpha 2, mitochondrial-like isoform X1, with the protein MAFFLRRTPNQINPFLFNKFIINSTNNCNLFGISNKLFSFLGRYESTKAAQLDHQFYSSEDDDLYYPSSHSQLQGMDVPGGKVTFTSEMTFIRESGKTRVPCYRLLSDNGEPISTQNHQLVSKELATSMYSNMIKLQVMDTFLYEAQRQGRISFYLTSNGEEAINIASAAALSLEDIVFAQYREPGILLWRGFSLQEFTNQCFGNNGDYGKGRQMPIHYGSNKLNYFTISSPIATQLPQATGAAYSLKMDNKDACVVAYMGDGCTSEGDFHAAMNFAAVMEVPVVFICRNNGYAISTPITDQFRSDGVVVKGQGYGIRSIRVDGNDSLAIFNVVRAARHIAISEQRPILVEALTYRVGHHSTSDDSTKYRHVEEIQHWKMEKNPVTRFRNWIERNGWWNEEEESHVRNKFKKEMIEAIQVAEKLEKQPLSEMFKDVYDKPTKDLVEQENFLRETIKKHPKCYPSDVTM; encoded by the exons ATGGCATTCTTCTTGAGAAGAACACCAAACCAAATTAATccctttttatttaataaatttatcattaattctacaaataattgtaatttatttggAATTTCCAATAAATTATTCTCTTTTTTGGGGCGTTATGAGTCTACAAAGGCAGCTCAACTTGATCATCAATTTTATTCATCTGAAGATGATGATCTTTATTATCCTTCCTCCCACTCACAG TTGCAGGGCATGGACGTTCCAGGAGGAAAGGTTACGTTTACTTCAGAAATGACTTTCATTCGAGAATCTGGGAAGACCAGAGTTCCTTGCTATCGTCTCCTTAGCGATAACGGAGAaccaatttcaacacaaaatcaTCAACTT GTGAGCAAAGAGTTGGCAACAAGTATGTATAGTAACATGATTAAACTTCAAGTAATGGACACTTTTCTATATGAAGCTCAAAGACAAGGAAGAATTTCATTTTATCTTACTTCTAATGGTGAAGAAGCTATCAATATTGCTTCCGCTGCGGCCCTTTCTTTAGAGGACATTGTTTTTGCTCAG TATCGGGAACCTGGAATATTATTATGGCGAGGTTTCTCCTTGCAAGAATTTACAAACCAGTGTTTTGGAAATAACGGTGATTATGGAAAAGGCCGTCAAATGCCAATACATTATGGGTCTAATAAACTCAATTACTTTACAATATCATCTCCTATAGC TACACAGCTACCTCAAGCAACAGGAGCTGCTTATTCTCTAAAAATGGATAACAAAGATGCTTGTGTTGTGGCCTACATGGGAGATGGTTGCACTAGTGAG GGAGATTTTCACGCGGCTATGAATTTTGCAGCAGTAATGGAAGTTCCGGTAGTTTTCATATGTCGCAATAATGGATATGCAATTAGTACTCCTATCACTGACCAATTTCGAA GTGATGGAGTTGTTGTTAAAGGACAAGGTTATGGAATACGTAGCATTCGAGTTGATGGAAATGATTCTCTTGCTATTTTTAACGTCGTCCGTGCTGCTCGTCATATCGCTATTTCCGAACAAAGACCTATTCTCGTTgag GCTCTAACTTATCGAGTAGGCCATCACTCTACTTCCGATGATTCAACCAAATATAGACATGTTGAAGAAATCCAACACTGGAAAATGGAGAAAAATCCCGTCACAAGATTTAGGAATTGGATTGAAAGAAATGGTTGGtggaatgaagaagaagaatccCATGTTCGAAACAAATTTAAGAAAGag ATGATTGAAGCCATTCAAGTAGCAGAAAAATTGGAAAAGCAACCACTTTCGGAAATGTTTAAGGATGTGTATGATAAACCAACAAAAGATTTGGTTGAACAAGAAAATTTTCTAAGAGAAACCATTAAGAAGCACCCTAAATGTTATCCTTCTGATGTTACAATGTGa